One stretch of Thermodesulfobacteriota bacterium DNA includes these proteins:
- a CDS encoding ABC transporter permease → MNSITTFFQTTGEILTLFIESLFWCKAAIGNREKVFAQIREIGNHTLPVAALIALFIGAVLALQTGPTLAQFGVQENIGGLVGLSLVKELGPVMASILVAGRVGSAMTAEIGSMSVYEEIDALKTMDINPVRFLVMPRFLASMIALPILVIYMDLIGWFGGAIVAAVNPEINISFKIYYRNLSELIEPLDIFNGLIKAMIFGVIISIVCCYVGLKTKGGPREIGTSVTKAVVLSFISILVSDYFISRLLIAVGLD, encoded by the coding sequence GTGAACAGTATAACTACCTTTTTTCAAACCACAGGTGAAATTCTCACACTTTTTATAGAAAGCCTCTTTTGGTGCAAAGCTGCTATAGGTAATCGTGAAAAGGTATTCGCTCAAATTCGCGAGATAGGAAATCATACCCTTCCCGTAGCAGCGCTAATTGCCCTTTTTATTGGGGCTGTTCTCGCTTTACAAACAGGACCAACCCTGGCGCAGTTTGGTGTTCAAGAAAACATCGGCGGTTTGGTTGGTCTGTCACTGGTGAAGGAATTGGGGCCAGTAATGGCTTCAATTCTCGTAGCGGGTAGAGTCGGATCCGCTATGACTGCAGAGATAGGTTCTATGAGTGTTTACGAAGAAATTGACGCCCTCAAAACCATGGACATTAACCCCGTGCGTTTTCTAGTGATGCCGAGATTTCTTGCGAGTATGATCGCTCTTCCCATATTAGTGATATATATGGATCTTATAGGCTGGTTTGGTGGAGCCATAGTTGCGGCAGTAAATCCAGAGATAAACATTTCTTTCAAGATCTATTATAGAAATCTTTCTGAACTAATAGAACCGTTAGATATATTTAATGGCTTAATTAAGGCAATGATATTTGGAGTAATTATATCTATTGTATGTTGTTATGTTGGACTTAAGACAAAGGGTGGGCCCAGGGAAATCGGGACTTCGGTTACCAAAGCAGTAGTGTTATCGTTTATATCAATCTTGGTTTCTGATTATTTTATTTCGAGGCTTTTAATCGCAGTTGGATTAGATTAA
- a CDS encoding ATP-binding cassette domain-containing protein has product MVIKQQLPDAEELNENENFLHQYLGSIAVGVKIAKLEKSFADNHVLKGIDLDIKPGETIVILGKSGAGKTILLRHIIGLEKPDSGNIYINGEDINSPDFSKKHRIAMVFQSSALFNSLSVKENVALYLREHKIFRDEDKIDKIVSDSLSIVGLDGKETSMPNELSGGMKRRVAIARALVMNPELILYDEPTTGLDPMMTRTIGDVILNLREHVEVTQIVVTHNIDLAFHIADRIALISEGQIIAVGSPEDIEKSTNPIVQTFTREQFERPQGGNKS; this is encoded by the coding sequence ATGGTAATAAAACAACAGCTTCCTGATGCTGAAGAATTGAACGAGAATGAAAATTTTCTACATCAATATTTAGGAAGCATAGCTGTAGGTGTGAAAATAGCAAAGTTAGAAAAATCGTTTGCGGATAACCATGTTTTAAAGGGGATAGACCTCGATATAAAACCAGGAGAAACTATTGTTATCCTGGGTAAGAGTGGGGCGGGGAAAACTATATTGCTCAGGCATATTATCGGACTGGAGAAACCCGACTCTGGAAACATCTACATCAATGGCGAGGATATTAATAGCCCAGATTTCAGTAAAAAACACAGGATAGCGATGGTTTTTCAGTCTTCTGCACTTTTTAATTCACTTTCGGTAAAAGAGAATGTTGCCCTTTATCTTAGGGAACATAAGATATTCAGGGATGAGGACAAGATAGATAAAATCGTTTCTGATTCTCTATCAATTGTTGGTTTAGACGGTAAGGAAACCAGTATGCCTAATGAGTTAAGTGGGGGTATGAAAAGAAGGGTTGCTATAGCTCGAGCTTTAGTGATGAATCCTGAACTTATTCTATATGATGAACCTACGACTGGGCTTGACCCGATGATGACCAGAACCATTGGTGATGTTATTTTGAATCTTAGAGAGCACGTGGAGGTTACTCAGATAGTTGTCACACATAATATTGATTTAGCTTTTCATATCGCGGATAGAATCGCTCTCATAAGTGAAGGGCAGATAATAGCGGTGGGGTCACCTGAGGATATAGAAAAGAGTACAAATCCGATAGTTCAAACATTTACAAGAGAGCAGTTTGAAAGACCACAGGGAGGTAATAAGTCATGA